The following proteins are co-located in the Elusimicrobiaceae bacterium genome:
- a CDS encoding zf-HC2 domain-containing protein yields the protein MSPCEREEQVLLYHYGELSDDGRAECERHLKVCGQCRLGLAALAAVGQFKQPRQVPAELVAGVRRRVLPGRLAGWLRGHPWFRYSTVATGLAAGLLAFSGIELGNRAVSDGRAVLSHETVISSRAADISASISAARSSTALAGHEKAYSAYLETNDTDGFFSSAEAMYYAGSETDDVNRLLDNINAIRTDIKNERTAK from the coding sequence ATGAGCCCATGTGAACGCGAAGAGCAGGTTCTGCTGTATCACTACGGCGAGCTTTCGGATGACGGGAGAGCGGAGTGTGAGCGTCATCTTAAAGTTTGCGGGCAGTGCCGGCTTGGCCTGGCCGCGCTCGCAGCGGTCGGGCAGTTTAAGCAGCCGCGGCAGGTGCCGGCGGAGTTGGTGGCCGGCGTGCGCCGGCGGGTGCTGCCGGGCAGGCTTGCCGGCTGGCTGCGCGGGCATCCGTGGTTCCGCTACAGCACCGTCGCCACGGGACTGGCGGCCGGGCTGCTGGCGTTCTCCGGCATCGAACTGGGCAACAGGGCGGTTTCGGACGGGCGTGCGGTGCTATCGCATGAAACGGTCATCAGCAGCAGGGCGGCGGATATTTCCGCCAGCATCAGCGCCGCGCGAAGCAGCACGGCGCTCGCCGGCCACGAAAAAGCCTACAGCGCTTATCTTGAAACAAACGACACGGACGGATTCTTCAGTTCCGCGGAGGCCATGTACTACGCCGGTTCCGAAACGGATGACGTGAACCGTCTCCTTGACAACATAAACGCCATCAGAACCGATATAAAAAACGAGAGGACTGCAAAATGA